The sequence CTTAAATATCCTTGAAGTCGTATGGTTTGATGTAATCATACAAATTGCTCGACAGAAACACCTCCTTAGTTATTGTGCATTTAGTAGATATCTAGATCTTAATTCAATATCATTTTGGAGAACCTTTGACATCTTCTACTGTTTTTATGGCTCTACATCCTAACTGGAACTTGTCCGGCTTTCcaatttagtattctattagcatttcctcagttattaattgaaagctttttctatgcccgccattgcatgagtatgtatcttgtggggCAAGTACAAAGGAAACGTACAAAAGTACAAAGTGAatctagaatgtttcccacccgaaaacatcctacacCGGTCCGGAAATAAcacaccatctccggattggcaaaccTACGCCTATGCACGCAAGGCTAACTAGAGACCTCTTGGACACCTTATGttcatggaaattaggatcctatgtttttttaaggtcactcctgacggaatccaagattaaaagtgctcgcgttttcggaagcacaccactcgatacggaagcaacgcacaactgccatttttattatttcacgcatgctgcgacgcaacaaagctaaatcaacaaaaatgacagttgtgcgccgcctctgaatcaagtggtgtgcccccgaaaacgcgagcacttttaatcttggattccgtcaggagtgaccttaactggATTTGGCACACACTGACGGTCCTCTTTCAAAAGTCATGATACTGCTTCGATTACAATTTCAAATGCTGATGGCTTACTATGATTTACAAACACCATCTGCCACACAGCTATTATTTCAACACCCCCTCtcagttattttttattctaaacctattttatttcttaaggcGATAAACGTCGGAGTGGCTAGCGATTTCGTAAGGATATCTGCTTGTTGCTTTGGGTTACAATGTATATCAGCTTAATGTTACCATCAGCAACGGCATTTCGTATGAAATGATACTTCACATCGATGTGTTTGACTCGCTTCGTTTCCTCTCGTTCTGCCATCGCATTCGCTCCTTGGTTATCCTCATAGAGCGGTACCGGAAGTAGTGGACCTTGTTTAAGATCGGTCATTAGTCCGGTCAACCATATCGTCTCACTTGTGCAGGAATTCATGACAACATATTCGGCTTCAGTAGAAGACATTGCCACTGTAGATTGTTTCTTTGATGACCACGCAACAGTGTTTCCATGTACCTTCAGCAGAAAACCGGAGACGCACTTGCGGTCGGACTCGTCGCTTGCATAATCTGCATCCACGTAGGCAGCTACTTCCGACTCCTTCATATTTCTTCGGTACAGTAATCCCTTACCGTAGGGCACGTTTGGCATGTTTCCAATGCTCGGCTGGATGTCGGCTTCATGTTTGGCAGCGATCAGCAGATCGTCGACGTATACAACAATGTATACTGTATTACCGTCACAAACTCGAACGTATACACAATAGTCGTGATTCGATCTTGTAAAACCCTCACTCGTCAAAAACTCGTTGAAATGGCTGTTCCAGCACCTGGGTGATTGCTTTAAACCATAAAGAAACCGATGCAGCAAGAACAACTCACCGGGGTTTAGTTTCACCCCCTCTGGACACTGCATGTACCCCttttccacagacaaacagacataacacattgaacatttactcatcaaattcatcgtcgtttaaacactaacgacatctgttgatttcagttagttgggcaaattacgaaccagatggcggtagtgagcaaacgtcaaactcgaacaaaaacgatgcgcgcgccacgattgatcgattggccaactaatgattatttgaaattgaccagtaaatcagtgaacgatggaaatttgacgagtgttatgtctgtttgtctgtgccttTTCGTTGAGGTTACCATGCAGAAAAGCAGTCCTGACATCTAGCTGGTGAATCTTCAACTCATTCGTCGTGGCTAGTGCCAAAAGAGTTCGGATTGTAGTCAACCGCGCCACAGGTGTAAACGTTTCTTCGTAGTCCACGTGTCGCTTTTGTGCGTAGCCCTTAGCTACCAGCCTTGCCTTCTAGAGTATTGGACACCCTTCAGCATCCGTCTTCACGTTGAACACCCACTTACACGGTACGGGATGTACCTCTGGAGGACGTTTCACTATGGTCCATGTCTTATTCTTCTGCAGCGCCGTCAGCTCGTCTTCGATCGCTTGTCTCCACTCAGACTCGTTCGGGTGACCATGGACCTCATTGTAGCATTCGGGAACCTGTATAGAATGTGCACCAGCAGAAAGAGCTTTGTATGAAATGAAATCAGAAAACCAACCTGGTCTCTTGCACTCCCGACCACTAGACCTCGGAACATCATCACATGGTTCGTTCCTTTCTGATTGTGGTGGGAGTGCGTTGGTGCCTTCTTCAATGTTGTCTTCCTCTCCAGCTACGAAATTATCAACGGAATGGCGAGCATCTTCAAATACTTCACTATCCCCCTCTTGCTTGTGTGGTATCCGCCCCTAGCGATCGATCAAATAAAAGATCAGTTTTATCACTGACTGCACACCCGAGCAGACGCGCGTTTACCTGTATCACTTACAGTATCACGGTCTCGATAGTAATTAATTTATATCGTTTAAAGAACCCAATCTCCCACGAGTATATTACAGCTTGAATAACGATGATACATTCTCCGGAATAACCAGGCAATGATCAATGCTTTCAGTCGATAACTTGAATGGAAATGATGATTAGTTGCACCGGACATCACGTGCCACATACATTTTCCGAGATGCTTCGTCCCAGAGACGATATCCAGTTGGTGCATATCCCAGCATGACACACTTTCGCCCGTTTGGATCCAGCTTACTTCGTTTCTGCTTCGGTACCCAGGAGAAAACTTGGCACCCGAATACTCTTAGCTTAGTTACATCAGGTTTTTCACCATGCCAACGTTCCGCAGGTGTTTGCTTGCCTTTTATCGCTTCAGTCGGACTTCGGTTCGTGACATACACCGCGTTCAGGACCGCTTCTCCCCAGTAATTTCAGTAGCTTCGACAATTTCGACAAGGATAGCAAATTGTACTTCAGCTTGTCAACGAACAGCACATGCCCAAATGACAAAGTGTACCAACGTGCGACTTGCCCTGCACAGTACCTTGCTTGGTTGCTACCAGATCCTCGCCATCCTTCGCACTGTCGATGTGAAACGGATCTTGTAGCACTTGCAGTTCCTCAAAATGGCTTTCGTCACTGACCATGTGATAACTTGCTCCCGAGTCCAGGACCCACTCGATTACGTTCTGCTCGTGACACTTGTTCCTGAAACCAGCGCCACCTCTTTGTCGACAGGAATTTTAgctagggaaattcttctgttggcatagcaatttctattatcagcaatgagtttgctccctttGGCAACTaaacatggaagtagaaaactggtaatgtattggtgccaaatgctggttaTTTATATCCTCCaatagtaaaattcattcatattaatcgacCGCACGCTCATTTCgcgtcactcaattttggaacaaattttatcaaaactggcttaaaacaaaccatcaatttttagccttggcatcaattttatgtcatgtagacagataggcaaaagcatttaaacacattgtaaaacaaatttaacccttatgcggccaacaaaaaaaaagacgtgaatggcagatagggtactagTGTATTCAGTGTgtatattgacattttcataacttttaccattttcatcctatttgaataatgttggccattttggagaagggattttatgtgctttttgtccgctgccaagatttacatcttttgtcttttgtaatgccttatgcatcgtacacaccagtcaagcagtttgacgaccATTGACTCCGCCCGAGGAAAacgctttggttgctgctttgtttgaacgtgtgtgaagttgttcgaacaaccatttgacaatTGGCGGTCATGTTGGTCAATCTATGGTACGTTCCATAAGAGTCGTGAGCAAaaatctatcaaccagtttcaaatatacaacttgctctttgcggtccttacatgatatgtttgtttcatcaaaaaaatcatggtggttgtgtacaagacacgaccgctcgacgtaaactacgtaaaaccaaatctatacacattaGAAAGAATTTTTGTCTAGCTGCCCTTATAGAttaggaaacggcatgaacatttgtatgtagaggtttttgggaacgataaagattcttatgatggtattagaccaCTCCTCTTTTGGAggggggactcccatacaaataaagtacaaatttctgctttaatcgaaaattaatctaaaaaatggaatcTAAATCTGCAAATTTCGTCTATTCAaccgtcttttaaataatgtaaaaaatatataattaatcaatttcaGGTAAAACGAAGctcggttctggtagtatagtatattaacaatatattccacctcgtaagtcttcatatgttgaataatgggcagcactgtcctatccagccgctggagccaccccattcttacactacgtttcagagttgaataatagataataccctaaaagtaggcaattatttatggttgaaatgcgctatgtaggaacgggaatggttatgatttatttgatgagcttggaaagtattgaagttgcaaaaggaaagcggtcctgtcagccacataagggttaaaatactacgatgttactatcacttttgatataattcatggtctgcgtaaaaaatctgaagcatttgtattttaacactttttttttaaataaatgccatcgccggatattttgttcgtatttttgctaaaatcaactcacatagaattgtgcgtggtatctttttagcgtgtgtttgatatgctcacaaacacattctctcgctctattccgaagtgtgctgctgtcaaagaaaacgaacagttccgattttatttagtgaaacatagagcaaattgACTTCTCCAAATGAATGAAGGTGTGCGTGACTTCGCTGTATTCCTGTCAATATGTTCTGTCTTCCTCCAAAAGTATTGGTGATATTTTTGCCGCAACaagattaccacccacttttactTTATATATTCTATACAGTCACGTTAATGTGCGAAAAACTGCGCTTGGAGAACTCAAtgttgcataaatttgctctttgtggtgataatcaagtggtgatttagcgtaaaaagtagtttacgtacttaatttgttgtgtcatacgcaataaagaggagaaacaggcgatccaaaaaagtaagtaacggtttgcttttcgtgcgctgctttctttggcaatgcaataatggcaaggatttcgtaggtgcaaatttgtttcggtgattaacacatcaaatcttgctacttttacacaaacaatttattcaaatgaaagcttacacttgaaattgtgtgattgaatcaaaatgatgccaatgccgtattctaccctacatATGCGCGACCCGAACGTTTCTTTACCATGGGGCAATCAAACTTCTTATGTCCTAGCTCTCCGCAGTGGTAGCACTTTCCGGAAAATTTCGATGATTTCCCACGCTGATTACTGGATTTGGCCGCTAACACCACTCCATCCGACCCGTTCATAGAACTTGAACCGGATTCTCTCCCAGAACGCTTTTGCTCCTCCGCTAGAAGGCAAGCTTCAATTGTTGATCGTTCAAATTTTCCATCGCCGTGGTAACCACATCGTAACTAGGCGGTAACGAAATAAAAAGCTGACTCACCATGTCGAGTTCAGTAACAGTGGCACCAGCGTCTTTCAGCTGTCTTCCCAGCTCATCGAATCGATGGAACTGATCCGATAATGATGTTCCTTTCTCCATCCGCAACAAAGCCATCGATCGCCGAATGTACGTCTGAGCAGCAAAACCTTTTTTCGCTAAGGTGTTTGCTAAAGACGTCCACATTTCTTTTGCAATTTGCTTGTCGCGTACGTACTCGAGATGACTGTCCACAATAAACGCCACCAGCAGCGCTTTTGCCTTCTCATCcttttcctggaattcttcattttcttcctcttcttccggGGCATCCTTTGTGATGGCTTCCTTCACCCCGTGGGCCGATAATTGAGTCTCCACTCGAAACTTCCACGTGTCATATCCTTCACCTGCGAACTGCACGATTCCTGCTTTCTTCGCACTggacattttgaattttggaacgGCTTCGAGAACTTTCTTACACTTTTACTCTTAGGTATGGCGTGACTGGGCTCATAACCTGAAGAGAAACACGTTTTAATAACTTAACACTGGAGGTTTATTCAATTATGACTAAAAGTATGTAGCCACAGAGGCCGGTTTTATAGTTGCTGGTTGCCATGCAGTTGTTATATACTAAGTGCATAGCAACCGGTGTTGCTATGGGGACGTTATGTACAAATTCAAATCTGGGCTAGATTGCTTCAATTACAATTTCAAATGCTGATGGCTTACTATGATTTACAAAAACTAAGTGCCACCCAGTTTGCTATTATTTCAACAACCTATCTCTAAAATCTGAGGCATTTGCCAAAACTTTGTCAAAAATAAAGAAGCCTAGCTTGTATaatgaaaatttaatattttcaagaaatagCATCCCTAAAAATGTTTACCAGACAAATCGTAATTGCCTGAATTCAATACATGCATATGAAACGTTGTATCGATCCATTTTCGATCCTGTGCcttatacaggggttagacaaaaaggttgagataggcaaaattttgtcaaagttcaagtcagcataactttgcgtagaatgatccgattttgataaaattgggaccatcggacgcggaaactcttctagtatactatccttatgcaaaacctgagattggcccttggccaccggagatgttccgggttttccgagggtacgttcaagatgcattttttccactgcttgtcattttatgtgacgtttactttcatcatgttttatgctttgtccaaaaactagaactaatatgccgacgaatggtggctgtagatcgagaatccatcgaAACTACGCAgatatatggccatttccgtaaaaacggtcccgggaacatgatgaaatgataacagatcggaataatgcaaatatgagtatctaacttaatggctttgcgagacgatgattacagaaatatttccaaaatgatagttccaagggccttccagaAGGAGCCAGTTTATGCCCATCTagaccatgcatatatgggtgtcgaaattcatgttttcccaagacgatgaatatagaatCTTTATTAAATATACATTTtaaggactgtaagactctctggccaatttgtaacaggttccggatgttctgcgaaagtgacatttattcagggtgtatggccaattccgcaccgttttcacgaaaatggccgtatctctgcgtatacctaatGGATTTTAGacctgcagccagcattggtcagcatattagttctagtttctggggaaagcataaaacatgatggcagtaaacgtcacataaaatgacaagcaaaagaaaaaatgcgtttttaacataccctcagaaaacccggaacatctccggtggccatgGACCTATCTCAGGTTTTGCATCGGGATAGTATACTAGAGAGTTTCCGCGTCTGATGGtcccaattttatcaaaatcggatcattctacacaaagttatgctgacttgaactttgacaaaattttgcatatctcaacctttttgtctaacccctgtaggtCTATTTTAGAAAGCGTGAGATCATAATTGTTTTCCACAAAACTTcaagaaaacttgaaaattttaaaatattatatttgtttgaaattcttcGGTCACCTCAGCATGCTGAAGTCTCCAAACCAAAGATCATCATacgttgatataatttgaaaagattGGCAAAggcttagtttcatgttcttgaaaaataatcatgttcagccaaattcaaaaaaatctgaTGATGATCACAATCTTGAGACCTTTAACGACCTAAAATACTCTCAACTACACAGTAAATAATATATTATGTATCTGATTATGTTACaaatttctaacagaatatgTTATCTTTGTGACAAAATTGTAACataatttaaaaactttttgtgttattttttatataaatttagatattttaacaacatcttgcatcaaatttctaacaaattttgttgaagaaatttaaaacataataacatatgttgatataattttgatatggccTTTATCATGAGGTAACCCTCGAAttagttcattatcgtaacagatTCCGAAAAAATCTCACGGTTGCTATCTAGAGAGTGCATATACAGACATGATTGtgtcattctcctttggattcaaaccctgtggttcccacaaaaaaaaatgtttaggcgTGGTCCTgaattattcgaaattcaaaaacctGATAAACAGATTCAACAGAGTTTTTCATTATCTGTAGTAGTTAAGCTAGACAGAtagatatgtgcaatacttatgcCAAGTAGAAAAAACTCTATTTggatcctaggtggggctatagccccctgtagttacgccaatgctcaAATTTGCTGCAAAATACCAAACGAAAGATACAGGAAGATTGGGAGGCCATCATTCACCTAGGTCGATATTATCCGACAGAATGTTGATATGTTCGGTGATCTAACTTTAGAAGCATGGGAAGAGCTGGCAAGGGAAACAGAAAAGGTAACATTTCTGATACAATAGAAGAAACATGTGtattttaatcatttttatatatttttattgacaTGCATATTCGATATATTTTATTGAGCATTGTCGAACAGAGCTTTTTTTTTGATTCTTAAGCGATAGTGGGCTTATTTGAAGTGCACTGACCTACACTTATGAGCGAACTCCAACATGCTGACAGTGAAATAGAAAGGATGTGCCATGCAGAGATTTAATCAACCATATCACAAAGTCTGTCGTATCACACATCTAGATGAAGATGGAAAATGCGTATAAAAGCAATCATCTGCACCATCTATACCATCAGTTACCATTTATTCAAACCCGGTTTATCCTTAGAGTTTCGAAATTAGCACAATAATGAGTCCCAGAGCAAATTGGTTGCTTGTTCTTGCGGTAGTCGTTTGCACCTTAGCTCTGGCTGACGTTGGATATTCTAATCCCACCGTTGGTAAGTTTTTCCGAAAAACCATCCCAACCTCTTTTAATACTATTCGAATTAATCCAACCGAAACAACCCACAGATCTTTTTGGCGGTTACGAAATCGTCTCGGTGTGTATGACCAATTGTGCCCAGTGCAAGCGCATGTATGGAACGTTTTTCGATGGGCAGCTGTGTGCCGAAGCGTGCCTCGAATTCAAGGGCAAGATTATTCCCGACTGCGAGGACATCGGATCGATAGCGGGCTTCCTGAACCGGGCCGAATTGAAAAAGTTCGTTTAGATGTTATTTTCTCTTTGTCTACAATTATGGATTATAGATGCTTGTTGTTGTTAATTTATACCTACTATAAGCACTTGTTTGTCGATTGGATATACATGTATACTTAgatattaaataaaatattgtgCAGAATATAAAAATAACCGATGTGATCAATAGACGGTAATAATTAGATTCCGCGCTGGTGCCATTCGTAATGCACCCATTGGGTAAATTTCGGGTTGAAAATATTCTCGAATTCCCTatggacataaaagtatttaTAATAGCCTTATCACCCTTATGATATACATATGTATGAATAACTGTGAAAGTtatgaatgaacactaagctggggGCAATGTTTCAGTGAGGGATGCAATGCTAATAAAAAAGTTGTATGGGAAATATCTTACAAAGGGGGAGGGaaggggttgaaaaacccaggaAAATAAAGTGTACCGTCCCTTAGCTAAGACATATTTTTCCTTTCCCTTATCCAACTGTATGCGTTCTTACAAGTCCGCGCGGCGATCATGTTGATACTTTGCTAGACCAGCAAAAACCACAAGTAGTTTGATTTTCATATTTACCACCCACTTTCCGCCCACTCAAAGCATATGTCGAAACGTAACGTCTCATAACGTCGTCAAAGCTCTGCCGTTTGCATTCGTGTCCGTCCGAGGTTGTTTTGTTTCAGTGTGCCACTTCCCCTCTTTTGTTTCTACTGTGTTTGACAGCTCACCGACGAGCCGCACGACGAACGACAAATTGTTTTGGTTGCGTGATTACTGCTGGAGCGgtcgaaagaattttcggaaaaatctaaaatttttattaaaaattcacTTCAAATCAATTTAAGTTACGTAAAATGTTATCGCTAGCTGGTAAACTATTGGTTAGAAATTCAATCGGCGGGAGAAACTGCTTAGTTCAGGTAATATCTGGTGGAAATTTTCCTTGTTTCATAACCACAATTTTGTTATCAATTTGTAGGAGTTGGTCACCATAGCAGGGTCTAACCGGAGTTATCACATCGCATGCGAAAATCGTAATAAACTTCTAAGCGGGAAAACACAAAAACTCCACTTCAAATCCATCAATCCAATCACAGCTGCGGTTCTGGTTCGTAACATCAGCACCAACGATGTTGCGAAGAGCGCGCTTGACACAATACCAGAACCACCTCCAATTCCGGCAGCGCCGGAAGTCAGTGACCTAGTGTCCAGTATCGCTTCCAACGGTGAAGCTACGTTTGCTTCGCTTGGACTGGGCGGTTGGACCCCGGTAGGAATCGTTCAGAATTGCATGGAGTTCCTCCACGTTGGCTGTGATCTGCCCTGGTGGGGAGTGATCGCTATTGGAACCATTTGTGTGAGGTTGATCCTGTTTCCCCTGGTGATTGCCAGTCAGCGTAATGCAGCCAAAATGAACAACCACATGCCCCAGATGCAAGTGCTGCAATTGAAAATGACAGAAGCTCGGCAGGCCGGCAACGCCATAGATTCAGCGCGCTATGCTCAGGAGATGGTGGCCTTCATGAAGGAGAAGAATTTAAACCCACTGAAGAATATGTTGGTTCCGTTGGCACAAGCTCCCATATTCATCTCGTTTTTCATGGGACTCCGGCAGATGGCCAACACACCCGTGGAGTCGATGCGTGACGGAGGACTTTTCTGGTTCACGGATTTGACTGTTTGCGACCAGTTCTACGCACTGCCGGTGATTACCAGCATTACCATGTTTTTGACCATCGAACTGGGCACGGACAGCGCGCGAATGTCCGCCCAAAACATGCAGACGGTCCGATACGTGCTGAGGGCGATGCCGCTGTTCATTTTTCCCTTCACAATCAACTTCCCCGGCGCGATTCTCTGCTACTGGGCATGCAGCAATTTCTTCTCGCTGCTGCAAGTAGGCTTCCTGAGAATTCCCAAAGTGCGCGATTACTTCAACATTGACCGATTGGTGACGCATAAGCCGGAAACGTTGCCCATCAAAAAGAAGAAATTCACCGAGGGAATAAAAGATTGTAAGTTTCCATGTTTATACAaccaacattttaaaaatcaaatgattgaATTGGGCTAATTCTACGAGTGGGGGGTGGAGGGGGGGTAAGAATACTCGAATGAGGTAAATGCTCACATTTAGATTGAActattttgatcaaattttcagcaaagtttGCAATTGCTGTCAATAGacgataaaagagaggtatTAAGATCTgacaattgtaaaaaaaaaacgcaaaatGAGCTTGTCGCGAACTGTTACAACtgcgattaaaaaaaatgtctccCCGAACCTGTTTATTCTTATAatcaggttgcgattcagtctgcACGTTCATTTAGAAAAGTTTTGGGAGACTTTTAGTTGCGTCAAACAAATTTATTACTGGTGAAACTTTACTGGAACCTATATAGGTTTAGAAGCCACAGATACCACTTCTTATTACGTGTACCTAagcattttttcttggattttttGTTCACGATATAGTCATCATTCATCAGTTGGTTGACTGCTGTTAAaccgaatatttttttggtAAAGTTGCAAAACTTGATAAGtataattttgtttgaaaagttTCGAtaaagtaggggaactgttccgttttccatctcactgaacatatattcatctcatcgcaaaacaaaaaaatactgcGCCAATCTTgccgcttctttttgctaacacgcgtgctcactggtgaaaaaaatcacactccttttcattgctttgtttttgataggatggaaataggagctatgggatgaagtggtcggggttcagccaaaccgccccaagcggctttttgactaacTTATGATGTTTTGTTCGtggaaggaaaacggaaatcatttcatatcaattctttaatacatttgttgaaggatatcctcagttatgaggAGGAGAGATACCCGATGCGATTTGTAATCAATTGAATTTCATAAACGAAAGCTTGGGCAGAtaaatgggattttttttgttggcgcttggtgtgatttggcagaaccccggccaagTGCAGAACCGTTGCCCTATATGTTTATTagcatattgataatattaaaCAGTATCAGTATTTTAATGTTATTTTAAAAGGTTTCTTCCATAGGGAAGAGCCTCTTATACATCTAATACACACTGAGCTGATCAGATTGGTGTGAACCATTGTCGGTCGAGTTTGCAAGCCCAATGTGTCATCACTTTATTTCCAGAGGATATTAAAAGTTCGTTAGATCGTTAATTTGAAGGAGATTTTCAAGCTCCTTGTTTTCAATATATTGCAAAGAAGCATTACGTtgcacggtgtaaaaaaaatggattattatcgaagtttcatgtacctctgattttttttcacagaaagttaggcaagatcattagaaatgaggtacggggtgtttcaaaatatttcatcggcgattttttgaaaaaagtgatttttattgttttcttctctaatataccgtacaaaaagtcaattgaaaACCCAACAAAGGATCAATCATTGTAATTAATCCTCGAAATTGAAAATGTACTTATTTgtagacttttttttaatagaaaaccTATCTTGAAATACCTAgatctaaatatttgaaaaatatcataTTCTGTAATTCAAGCT comes from Armigeres subalbatus isolate Guangzhou_Male chromosome 2, GZ_Asu_2, whole genome shotgun sequence and encodes:
- the LOC134214631 gene encoding eclosion hormone-like translates to MSPRANWLLVLAVVVCTLALADVGYSNPTVDLFGGYEIVSVCMTNCAQCKRMYGTFFDGQLCAEACLEFKGKIIPDCEDIGSIAGFLNRAELKKFV
- the LOC134209569 gene encoding mitochondrial inner membrane protein OXA1L-like, with translation MLSLAGKLLVRNSIGGRNCLVQELVTIAGSNRSYHIACENRNKLLSGKTQKLHFKSINPITAAVLVRNISTNDVAKSALDTIPEPPPIPAAPEVSDLVSSIASNGEATFASLGLGGWTPVGIVQNCMEFLHVGCDLPWWGVIAIGTICVRLILFPLVIASQRNAAKMNNHMPQMQVLQLKMTEARQAGNAIDSARYAQEMVAFMKEKNLNPLKNMLVPLAQAPIFISFFMGLRQMANTPVESMRDGGLFWFTDLTVCDQFYALPVITSITMFLTIELGTDSARMSAQNMQTVRYVLRAMPLFIFPFTINFPGAILCYWACSNFFSLLQVGFLRIPKVRDYFNIDRLVTHKPETLPIKKKKFTEGIKDSWTNMKITRELEERARMDEISFQKAGKGPLVKTYKYDPTTPRPSNSNTISAKKR